One window of the Triticum dicoccoides isolate Atlit2015 ecotype Zavitan chromosome 3B, WEW_v2.0, whole genome shotgun sequence genome contains the following:
- the LOC119277484 gene encoding cyclin-dependent kinase 11.2-like, giving the protein MAAPGLDEVMAFLTDHGFASTASALLDDVLGRAADGEPGPAAALDPQLPPLRMSVSASGAGAGLPPPASPGSSSGSASSSAFVSMRSSPSGLLNPYGVWSSQHSLSDASSSEMEFGTARQYDTTDLFFQEGWLYDDHIFHTKPKSDDGGRDKEEDKFVLGAHGGLGPAETFVLGPGDYCRHEHAGNDGCEGCAEVYTCSSPLCGCCAGGLKNFEELKLVRNSSSAVYGRYKIMDDQTEILDECGPDVFQMKQSGDAVLECDLPTNSGQVDERMELNVVEKELQMLSSFDTYDDAEIAASPVRVRHATDNVELDDDAENNLKSSSEKEYLKESYSLHPFPETDDYDDTYEFGDVGPLNTDVQKSATLIAEKEDPELNIDQAVSNFHQEYEVFELRIVHRKNRTGFEANKDFPIVLNSVIAGRYYVTEYLGSAAFSKVVQAHDLQTGIDICLKIIKNDKDFFDQSLDEIKLLKFVNKYDPSDEHHVLRLYDYFYHQEHLFIVTELLRANLYEFQKYNQDSGGDLYFTFPRIQAIARQCLEALLYLHHLRIIHCDLKPENILIKSYSRCEIKVIDLGSSCFLTDSLCLYVQSRSYRAPEVILGLPYDQRIDIWSLGCILAELYTGEVLFPNEPVSMMLARMIGMIGPIDMEMLELGQETHKYFTDDYGLFTKNEETGQLEHLLPEKSSLRHHLRCPDPQFVDFLSYLLQINPRKRPTASEALEHPWLSSEY; this is encoded by the exons ATGGCCGCGCCGGGCCTGGACGAGGTCATGGCCTTCCTCACCGACCACGGCTTCGCCAGCACCGCCTCCGCCCTCCTGGACGACGTGCTGGGCCGCGCCGCGGACGGGGAGCCCGGGCCCGCCGCCGCATTAGATCCCCAGCTCCCGCCCCTCCGTATGTCGGTCTCCGcctccggcgccggcgccggcctgCCGCCGCCTGCGAGCCCCGGCTCCAGCTCCGGCTCGGCGTCCTCCTCCGCCTTCGTCAGCATGCGCTCATCGCCCTCAG GCCTGCTGAATCCATATGGTGTGTGGTCGTCGCAGCACTCGCTGTCGGACGCGTCGTCATCTGAGATGGAGTTCGGCACAGCACGCCAGTACGACACCACCGACCTCTTCTTCCAGGAAGGCTGGCTCTACGACGACCACATCTTCCATACAAAGCCGAAGTCTGACGATGGTGGCAGAGACAAAGAAGAGGACAAGTTTGTTCTTGGCGCTCACGGCGGCTTAGGACCGGCAGAAACGTTCGTGCTTGGCCCTGGCGACTACTGCCGCCATGAACACGCCGGGAATGACGGCTGTGAGGGGTGCGCTGAGGTTTACACCTGCTCGTCACCGCTCTGCGGTTGCTGTGCCGGGGGACTCAAGAATTTTGAGGAGCTCAAGCTGGTCCGAAATTCTAGCTCTGCTGTGTATGGGAGGTATAAGATCATGGATGACCAGACGGAGATACTAGATGAGTGTGGCCCGGATGTGTTTCAGATGAAGCAGAGTGGGGATGCTGTGCTTGAGTGCGATTTGCCAACAAATTCTGGGCAAGTAGACGAACGTATGGAGCTGAATGTTGTGGAGAAGGAGCTTCAAATGCTCAGTTCATTTGATACTTACGATGATGCTGAAATTGCTGCAA GTCCAGTACGGGTACGCCATGCCACCGACAACGTAGAGTTGGATGATGATGCTGAAAACAATCTAAAAAGCAGCAGTGAAAAAGAATATTTGAAAGAGAGTTATAGCTTGCATCCTTTCCCTGAGACTGATGATTATGATGACACCTACGAGTTTGGAGATGTTGGGCCATTGAATACAGATGTTCAGAAATCTGCTACACTTATAGCTGAGAAAGAAGATCCAGAGTTAAATATTGATCAGGCCGTCTCTAATTTCCATCAAGAATACGAGGTATTTGAATTGAGAATTGTCCACCGCAAGAACAG AACTGGCTTTGAAGCAAACAAAGATTTTCCCATTGTCTTGAATTCAGTCATAGCAGGAAGATATTATGTTACTGAATATCTTGGCTCGGCTGCATTCAGCAAGGTTGTCCAAGCACATGATCTTCAGACAGGAATAGATATTTgcctaaaaataataaaaaatgataAGGATTTCTTCGATCAGAGTTTGGATGAGATAAAACTGCTGAAGTTTGTGAATAAATATGATCCATCAGATGAGCATCATGTACTGCGGCTCTATGACTACTTCTATCATCAG GAACATCTTTTCATTGTCACTGAATTACTGCGAGCAAATCTGTATGAGTTTCAGAAATATAACCAGGATTCTGGTGGTGACTTGTACTTTACATTTCCTAGGATACAG GCAATTGCTCGCCAATGCTTAGAAGCTTTGTTATATTTGCACCATTTAAGGATCATTCATTGTGACCTAAAGCCAGAGAATATCCTTATCAAGAGCTACAGCAGGTGTGAAATTAAGGTCATCGATCTTGGAAGTAGTTGCTTCTTGACAGACAGCTTATGCCTGTATGTCCAGTCACGTTCTTATCGAGCTCCCGAGGTCATTCTGGGACTGCCATATGATCAGAGGATTGACATTTGGTCTCTTGGTTGCATCCTTGCTGAACTGTACACTGGTGAA GTACTATTTCCTAATGAACCAGTGTCCATGATGCTTGCCCGAATGATCGGGATGATTGGTCCAATAGACATGGAAATGTTAGAGTTGGGACAGGAGACACATAAATATTTCACCGATGATTATGGCCTTTTCACCAAGAATGAG GAGACGGGTCAATTAGAGCATTTGCTCCCAGAGAAGTCCTCTTTGCGACATCACTTGCGATGCCCTGATCCGCAGTTTGTGGATTTTCTATCTTATCTGCTGCAAATAAACCCCAGGAAGAGACCAACAGCCAGCGAAGCGTTAGAGCATCCGTGGCTTTCATCCGAGTACTAA